In Sodalis ligni, a single genomic region encodes these proteins:
- a CDS encoding UxaA family hydrolase: MQNILKIDSTDTLIVALKDLKKGEKVSWDDEEYVLKTDVKAKHKFATREIPVGGVVSLYGVPVGKAIKAIAQGAAVTVDNIKHFAAPVSLDDSESYQWDVPDVSEWKDATFKGIIRGDGRVGTANYWLVFPLVFCENRNVQKVTDALNEALGYADNGLKDFAHQLAASSGERQASVRPFPHLDGVRCFTVTSGCGGATSDSMTMCDVLAAYADHPNVAGVTVFALGCEKARIVDFKAALKKRNPDFSKEIIYFRQQDWDSEEKMMRDALKATYGAIQKTPVAERVDVPLSHLKLGVKCGASDGFSGISANPAMGLVSDWLVALGGASGLAEFPELCGAEGDIVKRCMTRELKEKFLSLMKHYEHVANFFDTSISDNPSPGNIADGLITDAIKSAGAAKKGGRAPVSAVCDYAEPMAESGLSLVCTPGNDVLAVTGLVAAGCNAVIFSTGLGTPTGNPIVPVLKISTNSAIAKRLVDMIDYDCGPIIDGTPLPIISRGLFKTLIEAASGSYKVKADRLEQSDFMLWKRSLDL, from the coding sequence ATGCAAAACATATTAAAAATCGACTCAACTGATACCCTCATTGTTGCCCTGAAGGATTTAAAAAAAGGTGAGAAAGTCAGCTGGGATGATGAAGAATATGTCCTGAAAACGGATGTAAAAGCCAAGCACAAATTCGCCACTCGGGAGATCCCGGTCGGCGGCGTCGTTTCTTTATACGGGGTGCCGGTTGGCAAAGCAATAAAAGCCATTGCCCAGGGCGCGGCCGTTACCGTTGATAATATAAAACATTTCGCGGCTCCTGTTAGCCTGGATGATAGCGAATCCTATCAATGGGACGTTCCCGATGTGTCGGAATGGAAAGATGCCACTTTTAAAGGCATTATTCGTGGCGATGGCCGGGTAGGGACGGCGAATTACTGGCTGGTCTTCCCGCTGGTTTTTTGTGAAAACCGGAATGTGCAAAAAGTCACCGATGCGTTGAATGAGGCGTTGGGCTATGCCGATAATGGATTGAAGGATTTCGCGCATCAGTTGGCTGCAAGCAGCGGCGAGCGGCAAGCTTCCGTACGCCCCTTTCCCCATCTGGACGGCGTTCGCTGTTTTACCGTAACGTCGGGGTGCGGCGGCGCGACCTCAGACAGCATGACCATGTGTGACGTTCTGGCCGCATATGCGGACCACCCCAATGTCGCGGGGGTAACGGTTTTCGCACTGGGCTGCGAAAAGGCGCGTATCGTTGATTTCAAGGCTGCGCTCAAAAAGCGCAACCCGGACTTTAGCAAGGAAATCATCTATTTCCGGCAACAAGACTGGGATAGTGAAGAAAAAATGATGCGGGATGCCCTTAAGGCGACCTACGGGGCCATTCAAAAAACGCCGGTGGCGGAACGCGTTGATGTCCCGCTTTCCCATTTGAAGCTCGGGGTAAAATGCGGCGCTTCAGATGGTTTTTCCGGTATCAGCGCCAACCCGGCGATGGGGCTGGTTTCCGACTGGCTGGTGGCCCTGGGCGGCGCCTCGGGCTTAGCCGAATTTCCGGAACTCTGCGGGGCGGAAGGGGATATTGTCAAACGCTGTATGACCCGTGAATTGAAAGAGAAATTTTTGAGCCTGATGAAACATTATGAACATGTGGCCAATTTCTTTGATACGTCCATTTCCGATAATCCAAGCCCGGGAAATATCGCTGACGGCCTGATTACCGATGCCATCAAATCGGCCGGCGCAGCCAAGAAGGGCGGCCGGGCGCCTGTCAGTGCCGTTTGCGATTATGCGGAGCCCATGGCGGAGTCAGGATTGTCCCTGGTGTGCACGCCGGGTAATGACGTACTTGCGGTGACGGGTTTGGTTGCGGCCGGATGCAATGCGGTTATCTTTTCAACCGGGCTGGGAACGCCGACGGGAAACCCCATTGTTCCGGTGTTGAAAATTTCAACAAACTCGGCGATCGCAAAACGGCTGGTGGATATGATTGATTATGATTGCGGCCCCATTATTGATGGCACACCGCTGCCGATAATCAGCCGCGGACTGTTCAAGACATTAATCGAAGCCGCCAGTGGTTCCTATAAAGTGAAAGCGGATCGGCTGGAGCAATCCGATTTTATGCTGTGGAAGCGCTCCCTCGATTTGTAG
- a CDS encoding sugar phosphate isomerase/epimerase family protein yields MTYPLIVGVNTAMFDGIDQETTFRIVHETGFNIIELAYNQGYVGDLDPALFGDENAARVKALFDKYRLRSVALGCTINLAGEDAVAQFSKRISFASKIGATYLNTCTAKRGDYDRLVHNLRALAPEAADHGCVICVENGGDPDYDAFSVAQEGRQLLEDVGHDAVAFNFDAGNMVSLRPDVAPIEHGFEMLGSMRHCHIKDIRTQNGEFFFTAIGRGQLDYRPLLPALEQHNIPCSLEIPLRMHRQANTMPLRGANPVPVEQSREVLLQSRQALETMLGRALG; encoded by the coding sequence ATGACATACCCGTTAATCGTCGGCGTAAATACCGCCATGTTCGACGGTATCGACCAGGAAACCACCTTTCGAATCGTGCATGAAACAGGCTTTAACATCATTGAACTGGCCTATAACCAAGGTTATGTCGGCGATCTCGACCCGGCGCTGTTCGGCGACGAGAACGCCGCCAGGGTCAAGGCGCTGTTTGATAAATATCGGCTACGCTCCGTGGCGCTGGGCTGCACCATCAACCTGGCGGGAGAGGATGCGGTGGCGCAATTTAGCAAACGTATTAGCTTCGCTTCTAAAATCGGCGCGACCTATTTGAATACCTGCACCGCCAAACGAGGGGATTATGACCGGCTGGTGCATAATTTACGGGCCCTGGCCCCCGAAGCCGCCGATCACGGCTGCGTGATATGCGTGGAGAACGGCGGCGATCCCGATTACGATGCGTTTTCAGTCGCCCAGGAAGGGCGGCAACTGCTGGAAGATGTGGGGCACGACGCCGTCGCCTTTAACTTCGACGCCGGCAATATGGTCTCGCTGCGGCCGGACGTGGCGCCCATTGAGCACGGATTTGAGATGCTGGGAAGCATGCGCCATTGCCATATCAAAGATATACGGACCCAAAACGGCGAGTTCTTCTTCACGGCTATCGGCCGGGGACAGCTGGACTACCGGCCGCTGCTGCCGGCGCTGGAGCAGCACAATATCCCATGCAGCCTGGAGATCCCGCTGCGTATGCACCGCCAGGCCAACACCATGCCGCTGCGCGGCGCCAACCCTGTTCCGGTGGAACAAAGCCGCGAAGTCTTGCTGCAATCGCGCCAGGCGCTGGAAACCATGCTGGGCCGGGCGCTCGGATGA
- a CDS encoding triose-phosphate isomerase encodes MAAKLIGTSWKMNKTLPEALDYCAALAQGAPLPHQLQPFVIPPFTLVREVTQAFKKAGINCLTGVQNMHFADQGAFTGEISPLMVKDTGATLVEIGHSERREFFGETDETVQLKAAAALRHGLTPLICIGDSLREKQWGVSEETVVRQMKAALAGLAPESVARVIIAYEPIWAIGEHGVPATNDEARTMHQRLYRALEESYGGKIAHRVPLLYGGSVNHDNALALLSLPHVDGLFIGRAAWDGASYLQLLKTIATRC; translated from the coding sequence ATGGCGGCAAAATTAATCGGTACCAGTTGGAAAATGAACAAAACGCTTCCTGAAGCGTTGGATTACTGTGCTGCTCTGGCGCAGGGTGCGCCGCTGCCCCATCAGTTGCAGCCGTTTGTTATTCCCCCTTTTACCCTGGTGCGAGAGGTGACCCAGGCGTTCAAAAAGGCGGGCATCAATTGTCTAACAGGTGTGCAGAATATGCACTTTGCCGATCAAGGGGCTTTTACCGGTGAGATCTCACCCCTGATGGTGAAAGACACCGGCGCTACCCTTGTGGAGATAGGTCACTCCGAGCGACGGGAATTTTTCGGCGAAACCGACGAAACGGTGCAGCTTAAGGCCGCCGCCGCGCTGCGCCACGGTTTGACGCCGCTTATTTGTATCGGCGACAGCCTGCGCGAGAAACAGTGGGGCGTTTCCGAAGAGACGGTCGTCCGCCAGATGAAAGCCGCGCTGGCGGGATTGGCGCCCGAAAGCGTGGCGCGGGTGATAATCGCTTACGAACCCATTTGGGCCATCGGGGAGCATGGCGTGCCGGCGACAAACGACGAGGCGCGGACAATGCATCAGCGCCTGTATCGCGCCCTGGAGGAGAGCTACGGCGGGAAGATTGCCCATCGGGTACCGCTGCTCTATGGCGGCAGCGTTAACCATGACAATGCGCTGGCGCTGCTGTCTTTGCCGCACGTGGACGGCCTGTTTATCGGCCGGGCCGCGTGGGACGGGGCGTCTTATCTGCAACTGCTGAAAACTATCGCAACGCGTTGTTAG